Within Massilia endophytica, the genomic segment AGGTCGCCTTCGTCGATGGCGTTGTAGCGCTCGTAAAGGATGGAGGCCACTACGCAGTTGAGGATGGAGTCGCCGAGGAATTCGAGGCGTTCGTTATGCAGGCTGCTATGGCTGCGGTGCGTCAGGGCCTGCTGTAACAAACCAGCATCCTGGAACGTGTGGCCTAGCCGAGTCTGCAATAACTGTAAATTCATCGTGTCCCAAACTTACTGCGCGGGCGCCGTTGCGGGCATGCCGTTCTTCGAGGTGGTGCCTTTATATTCCAGCAGCAGGCTGGCCGGGCCGAACAGGTGCACTTTCTTGTCGTAGGCGTAGCTCACTTCCATTCCGCTCTCTTCGCGGGTAATGATGAGGTCGCTACCCTTGATCGAGGTGATGTAGTTGACTTCCGCGCTCTTGTCGAAGGAAGCCTTGATCTCGGCCGGGGTGCTGCCGGCCGTCTTGGCCTTTTCCACCGCCGACTGCACCGAGCGGTATTCGGTATAGGTCGGGAAGACCTGGGCCGCAATCAGGCCCACGAAACCGAGAATTGCCAGCACCAGGATCAGGCTCACCAGGGAAATGCCGCGCTGCTTGTCGATTGCTACCATCCCGTTCTCCGCTCGTTGTTGTCAGTGGATCCCGCCAATGCGGCGCGGGTTGCTCAGGTTCATCCAGACTGCGACCGCCTTGCCGACGATATTCTTGTCCGGCACGAAGCCCCAGAAGCGGCTGTCTTCGCTATTGTCGCGGTTGTCGCCCATCATAAAGTAATTGCCTGGCGGAACGACGCACGTGAAGCCTTCGTAGGTGTAGCTGCAGTTTTCGCTGTGCGGAAAGTCCTTGACGTTGGCGCGGATAAAGGCGGGCGCGCGGTCGTCGTTCAGGATGCGGTGTTCGATGCCCGTCAGGTTCTCCGCAAATTGTTTCTTGTAGGTAAGGCTTTCACTGCCCTCTTCCAGGTAATCGTCCAGGGGCTTGTAGTCCAGCGGCTTGCCGTTCACCGTTAAGCGCTTGTTTTCATACACAATTTTATCACCGGGAACACCGATGACGCGCTTGATGTAGTCCTGGCTCATGTCGCGCGGGAACTTGAACACCATTACGTCGCCGCGCTGGGGGTCGTTGATCTGCACGATCTTCTCGTTGATGATGGGCAGGCGGATGCCGTAGGTGAACTTGTTCACCAGGATCAGGTCGCCCACCAGCAGGGTCGGCACCATCGAGGACGAAGGAATCTTGAAGGGCTCGTAGAGGAAGGAGCGCAGGAAGAACACGAGCGCAATCACGGGGAAGAAGCTGCCCGAGTACTCGATCCAGGTAGGCTGGCGCAGCAGGGCATGTTCGATCTGGGCGCGGGCGCCGTTCTGTTCCACCTTGATGCCGTCCGCCGTCAGCTTGGCGGTGCGCGCGTCGTACTCGGCCAGGGCCTTGTTGGCGGCGATGCGGCGCTTCTTGGCCAAATAGAAGACGTCGAGACACCAGATCACGCCCGTGATCACCATCAGCACGAACAGGATCAGGGCGAAGTTGCTCAGGATACCTTGGAGGCTCATTTCTCTTCCACTTGTAGGATTGCCAGGAATGCTTCTTGTGGGATCTCGACCGAACCCACCTGCTTCATGCGCTTCTTGCCGGCCTTCTGCTTCTCCAGCAGTTTCTTCTTACGGGTGATGTCGCCGCCGTAGCACTTGGCCAGCACGTTCTTGCGCATCGCCTTCACGTTTTCACGCGAGATGATATTGGAGCCGATGGCGGCCTGGATGGCCACGTCGAACATCTGGCGCGGAATCAGCTCGCGCATCTTCGCCGCCACGGCGCGGCCGCGGTAAGGCGCATTGGCGCGGTGCACGATGATGGCCAGCGCATCCACCTTCTCGCTGTTGATCAGCATGTCCACTTTCACCACGTCGGCGGCGCGGTACTCCTTGAACTCGTAGTCCATGGAGGCGTAGCCGCGCGAGGTGGACTTCAGCTTGTCGAAGAAGTCCAGCACGATCTCGGCCATCGGCATCTCGTACACCAGCTTCACCTGGCGGCCGTGGTAGCTCATGTCCAGCTGGATGCCGCGCTTGGCGATACAGAGGGTGATGACGGAACCCACATACTCCTGCGGCATGTAGAGGTTCACGGTAACGATGGGCTCGCGCACCTCCGTGATGCGGGAGGGGTCCGGCATGCGGGACGGGTTGTCCACGTTCAGGATGGTGCCGTCGCGCTGCTCCACTTCGTACACCACGGTCGGCGCCGTGGTGATGAGATCCATGTCGAACTCGCGCTCCAGGCGCTCCTGCACGATCTCCATGTGCAGCAGGCCGAGGAAGCCGCAGCGGAAGCCGAAGCCCAGGGCCTGGGATACTTCCGGCTCGAACATCAGGGCCGCGTCGTTCAGCTTCAGCTTCTCCAGCGAGTCGCGCAGGGCGTCGTACTGGTTCGCTTCCACCGGGAACAGGCCCGCGAACACCTGCGGCTGCACTTCCTTGAAGCCGGGCAGCGGCGCTTCGGCAGGCTTGGCGGCGGTGGTGATGGTGTCGCCCACGCGGGCCACCTTCAGTTCCTTGATGCCCGCAATGACGAAGCCCACCTGGCCCGCGCTCAGCTCGGGCAGGGAAACGGAACGGGGCGAGAAGATGCCGATGTCTTCCACCAGTTGCACGGAGTCCGTGGCCATGAGGCGGATCTTCTCTTTCGGGCGCATGGTGCCGTTCACCACGCGCACCAGCATCACCACGCCCACGTAGGCGTCGTACCAGGAGTCGATGATGAGGGCCTGCAGGGGCGCTTCCGGGTCGCCCTTGGGCGGCGGCACCTTGGCGATGATGGCTTCCAGCACCTCGTCCACGCCCAGGCCGGTCTTGGCCGAGCAGTGCACGGCGTCGCCCGCCTCGATGCCGATCACGTCCTCGATCTCGGCGATGGCGGTGGGCGGATCGGCGTTCGGCAGGTCGATCTTGTTCAGGACCGGCACCACTTCCACGCCCAGGTCCAGCGCGGTATAGCAGTTGGCCACGGTCTGGGCTTCCACGCCCTGGGAGGCGTCCACCACCAGCAGCGCGCCTTCGCAGGCGGACAGGGAGCGGCTCACCTCATAGGAGAAGTCCACGTGGCCGGGGGTGTCGATCAGGTTCAGGTTGTAGGTCTGGCCGTCGCGGGCCTTGTACTGCAGCGCTGCCGTCTGGGCCTTGATGGTGATGCCGCGCTCGCGCTCCAGATCCATCGAATCGAGCACCTGCGCTTCCATCTCGCGCTCGGACAGGCCGCCGCACAGCTGGATGATGCGGTCAGCCAGCGTGGATTTGCCATGGTCGATGTGGGCGATGATGGAAAAATTGCGTATGTTCTTCATTAAAATTCAAAACCGGTATGACGGCAGCTATACAAAAAAAGCGCTCATGAGCGCCTTTGGACCGCGAGAAGCAAAGGAAAACCCTTCGCATTTTACCGGATTTCAGAGGGGAAAGCCGGAATTCTGACGTATTCCCCTCACAAAGATGCCAAAATGGCACGTACCTTATTTTCGTCCAGGAAATAGTGGCAAATCTCGGGCTGGTCGAGGCTGGCGAACAGCACGGGAACGAGCTCGTCGAAGCGCTCCACCAGCTTCGGGTCTTCATCGACGTCGATCACCTGCACGGTGAAGGGCTTTTCGGGAGTCTGCAGGGCATTCAGGGCGTCCAGCATGTCCTGGCAGAGGTGGCAGTAGCTGCGCGAGTAGAGGGTAAATTGCATGCGTTGGGGGGCGGCGGAGAGGCCTCCGCCGCCTTCAGGTCTTACTTGGCCGCCGGGCGGATCACGATATGGGATGCCGCTTCGCCGCGCCGCACCAGCACCACGGCAGGCTTGGCGGGATCGAGCTTGCTCACCATGGCGTTGAACTGCGCCGCGCTCACGATGGCCGTGCTGTTCAGCTGCAGCAGCACGTCGCCAGGACGCAGGCCCGCGCCCGCGGCACGGCCTTCCGCCGCGTCCACCATCACGCCGCCTGTCACGCCCAGCTCCTTCCTCTGGGCGGCCGTGAGGTCGCTCACCTTGAAGCCCAGGGCATTGGACGGGCCCTCGGCCTTCGGCTTGCTGCGCTCGCCCGGCTTGCCCTTGGTGGGCTGGTCGGATTCGCGCTCGGCCACGGTAATCGGCAGATCCACCATGGCGCCTTCGCGCCACACGGTGACGGAGGTCTTGGTATTGGGCGCGGTATTGCCCACCAGGCGAGGCAGGTCGGTGGAGCGCGCGATCTCGGCGCCGCCGAACTTCACGATGATGTCGCCGGGCTTCAGGCCGGCCTTGGCTGCCGGACCACCCTCTTCCACCATGGCCACTTCGGCGCCGCGCGCGCCTTTCAGGCCCAGGGCGTCCGCCACCTCGCGGCTCACTTCGCTCAGCGAAATGCCGATGCGGCCGCGGGTCACCTTGCCCGATTTCTTCAGCTGGTCGGCCACCCGCATGGCCTCGTCGATCGGCACGGCGAAGGAAATGCCGTTATAACCGCCGGACAGGGTGGCGATCTGGGAATTGATGCCGATGACCTCGCCGCGCATGTTCAGCAGCGGACCGCCGGAGTTGCCGGGGTTGACCGCCACGTCGCTCTGGATGAGGGGCAGGTATTCCCCCGTGTCGCGCGCCTTGGCCGAGATAATGCCCGCCGTGACGGTGCTTTCGAGGTTGAAGGGCGAGCCGATCGCCAGCACCCATTCGCCCGGACGGATCTTGCTGGAGTCGCCGATGGTCAGTACGGGCAGCCTGGCGCCGTCAATCTTCAGCACGGCCACGTCCGTGCTCACGTCCGAACCCAGCACCTTGGCCTTGAACTCCCGCTTGTCGGTCAGGGTGACATAGACTTCATCGGCCCCCGCCACCACGTGGGCGTTGGTCAGCACGTAGCCGTCCGCCGAAATGATGAAGCCCGAACCCACGCCGCGTTGCACTTCCTGCTCCTGCTGCGGGGCCTGGCGGCGGTTGTTGCGGGGCGCCTGGCCGCGCGGCATCTGGCCGCCGAAGAAGCGGCGGAAGAACTCCTGCATTTCGTCTTCGTCCGGCATGTCGCGCATCTTCAGGCGTTCCGTGGTGCGGATGTTCACCACGGCGGGGCTGACACGGTCCACGATGTCCGCGAAATCCGGCAGGCCGGCCACGGCCGGAGCGGCCACGGCCGCCGGGGCGGCGCCCATGAGGGCAGGCGCGAACAGTACTCCCGCGCTGATCAGCAGCGCCGACATCGTTTTACTACCAGCAGAAAATTGAGTTTTCATATGAAATAGTAGGTTCATCAATGAGTCAGGGGTCGCTTGGCGCACGCGCGAAGCCTCACCATGGTAAGCGAATTCGGGCGTTGCAGCACACACAAGATGTTGCAAGCCATTGGGAATTTCAAGAGGGAATTTGTAGCGTTTATGTTGCGGCGGGGGCGGCGCGCTTCAAGGGGGCGGCCTCGGGGGCGGCGGCGGGGGCCTCCTCCTGGGCCAGGCGGGCATTCAAGCGGGCGTGGAAGTCCTTGCTCAGCTCCGATCCCGGCTGGTCGGCGCGCAGCAGGTCGCCGATCAGCTGGTAGGTGTGCCAGGCATCCTGTCCTTCCGGCAGGGCCAGGGCGGCGAGCGTCAGCTCGACTTCGCTGTCCGGCAGTTCGCCGTCCAGCATGGCCGAGATGTTCTCTTGCAGGTGTTTGGAGCTGTTCATCGCCAGAGATCTTTACCAGAAATTACAGCAAACTGATCCTTAGTTTTAAGCCTGTTACCAGCGCTTGTCAACCGGCATATCCAATAAAGGACGTAATTTTTCCGCAATCACTTCCCGCGCCCGGAAAATCCGGCTGCGCACCGTGCCGATGGGGCAGCCCATGATGGCGGAAATCTCCTCATAGCTCAGGCCTTCGATCTCGCGCAGCACAATGGCGGTCCGCAAATCGAGCGGCAGCGCGTCCATCGCCTCGTTCACGGTGGCCGCAATCTGCTTGCTGGCCAATACCGATTCCGGCGTATTGATGTCGCGCAGCGGCTCGCCCTCCCCCTGGGCCGCCGCCTCCAGGTCCGCCTCGGTCGAGGTGGGCGGGCGCCGTCCCTGGTTCACCAGGAAGTTCTTCGCGGTGTTGATGCCGATCCGGTACAGCCAGGTATAGAACGCCGAATCGCCCCGGAAGTGGCGCAGCGCGCGGAAAGCCTTGATGAAGGTTTCCTGCACCACGTCTTCCGCCTCCGCCGGGTCGTGCACGATGCGCGACACCAGCCGCATCAGCCGCCGCTGATACTTCGAAACCAGCAAGTCGAAGGCCTGCCTCTCGCCTGCCTGGACTCGCTCGACCAGCAATTGATCGCCCTCACGGTCTGTCGTCACACCAATATCCTCGGTGGGCTGCGGCAGGACGCTTCTTGTTATAGAGTTTGTCCGCTGCAATAAGTTCAGGGTTCGGCGGCCTTTTTTTCAGCCGCGTGCGGCTATCGCCCGCAACGCCAGCGCCAGCCGGCGAAAACCGTCCGGCGCCACGCTGTCCGGCAGCACCAGCAGCCAGCGGATGCGCCCGCCCTCCAGGCGCAGCAGCATCAGCCAGGGCCAGAATGTCGAGCCGGGCAGCAGGCGCACCGCCACGCCTTGCTGCTGGTATACCGTCAGCCGGATTCGCCCGACACCAGAAATATCAATGCCTACCGGCTTGACAGGCCGGCACAACGCAAGAAGCGTGGTCAGCGCGCAGGCCAGCAGCACGCCGCCGGGCCAGGACGGCAGCTGCACCAGCCCGCCCGCCGCCAGCGTCAGGCCAAAACCGGCCCGCAGCAGCCGCAGCCTGGGCGAAGCACGGATGACAAGGGATAGGGCAATCGCACCGCTCACTCCGGTATGAGTGCGGTGGTGGGAAAAAGTTCAGTGGAGGAGGAAAATTCCGGGGACAGAGGGGACAGACCTCGGGGGGTCTTATATCTTCAACATACGCTAAATTATGTCTGCGGGCATGCCAGTCTGATAGGTCTGTGGGAGCAAATCCCGTGGGACAGCCAATGACGGCATGCTCGATTCTTTGTAGCCCGAACAGTTGTCAGGGGGCGAACCCCGGATCAGTAAGAATGGGAGAAAGAATCATGCAGAACGCAGACGATGGGTTGTACGTCGGGATCGATGTCAGCAAGAAGAGTCTGGACGTCGATAGTCTTCCGCTGTCACATCGGGCGCAGTTCCCCAATGACGCGGGTGGTCATCAGAACCTGAAAGCCAGGTTGTTGCAGCTACAGCCGCGATGGATCGTGGTGGAGGCGAGCGGCGGTCTCGAAATGGAATTGGTCAGCGTACTGGCAACTGCGGGGTTGCCAGTGGCGGTCATCAATCCCAAACAGGCCAGGGATTTCGCCAAGGCCATTGGCGTGCTTGCGAAAACTGACCAGGTCGATGCCATTGTTCTGGCCCGCTTCGGGCAAGCGGTCAAACCGGCACTGCGTCCAATTAAAGACGGTGAGCTACGCCATCTGGAGGACGTTCTGACTCGAAGACGCCAGTTGGTCGATATGCTCACAGCTGAGAAGAACCGAAAGCTGCAGGCGACCGCTCTCATTGCAAAAGAGATCAATGAGCATATTGAATGGCTCGAGCAGCGTATCAAGGGCACCAATGGTGATCTGGGGCGGGCTATCAAGGAAAGTCCGCTATGGCACGCTAAAGCCGACCTGCTCTCCATCCCCGGCGTAGGCTCCATCACCGTCGCAACCCTGCTGGCGCAGTTACCCGAGCTTGGCACGCTCAATCGGCGCGAAATCGGTGCGCTGGTTGGCGTCTGCCCATACAGCCGTGACAGCGGCAAGATGCGGGGGAAGCGAAGAATTTGGGGTGGCAGGGCATCGGTACGGGCGGTCCTCTACATGGCCACCTTGGTCGCCATCCGACACAATCCCGTCCTCAAAAGCGCCTACGCCCGGCTGCTCGCGGCAGGAAAACTCAAGAAAGTAGCCATCGTGGCTTGCATGCGCAAGCTGCTCGTCACCATGAACGCCATGTTGCATAACAACGAGAGGTGGGCAGCAACCCTCGATTAATTAATCAAGACAGTTGCTGTCCCCGAGAGCCGAGTCCGCTACCGAACACAGTTAGCTGACTATGTTCGGTGGCGGACCAGGTTACCGGGGACAGACCCCGTGCGGGGTCTGTCCCCTGCACTATCTTCAGATCTTGCCGAAGACCAGGCTGCCGTTGGTGCCGCCGAAGCCGAAGGAGTTCTTCACGGCATAGTTGATCTGCATATTGCGCGCGGTGTTGGCGCAGAAATCCAGATCGCAGGCAGGGTCCTGGTTGAAGATGTTGATGGTCGGCGGCACCACCTGGTGGTGGATCGCCAGCACGGTAAACACCGACTCCAGGCCGCCCGCGCCGCCCAGCAGGTGGCCGGTCATGGACTTGGTGGAGGACACCACCATGTTCTTCGCGTGCTCGCCGAAGGTGCGCTTGATGCCCACCACTTCGGCCACGTCGCCCAGGGGCGTCGAGGTGCCGTGCGCGTTCACATAGTTGACCTGGTCGGGGTTGATGCCCGCGTTGCGGATCGCCGCCACGGCCGACTTGCTGCCGCCGCTGCCGTCTTCGAGCGGCGAGGTCATGTGGTAAGCGTCCGCGCTCATGCCGAAGCCGAGCAGCTCGGCGTAGATCTTGGCGCCGCGCGCCTTCGCGTGTTCGTATTCTTCCAGCACCATGACGCCGGCGCCTTCGCCCAGCACGAAGCCGTCGCGGTCCTGGTCCCAGGGGCGGGACGCGGTCGCGGGGTCGTCGTTGCGGGTGGACAGGGCGCGGGCCGAGGCGAAACCGCCCAGACCCAGCGGCGACACGGTCGATTCCGCGCCGCCGGCAACCATGATGTCGGCATCGCCGTACTCGATCAGGCGGGCCGCCGCGCCGATGCTGTGCAGGCCGGTGGTGCAGGCCGTCACGATCGCCAGGTTGGGACCGCGCATGCCGTACTTGATCGAGAGGTTGCCGGAGATCATGTTAATGATCGAGGCCGGGACGAAGAACGGGGAGATACGGCGCGGACCGCGCTTGTCGTAGTCTTCCTTCTGCTCTTCGATCATCGGCAGGCCGCCGATGCCGGAGCCGATGATCACGCCGATGCGGTCGGCGTTCTCTTCGGTGACGACCAGACCGGAATCCTGGATCGCCTGAATGCCTGCTGCCATGCCATAGTGGATAAAGGTATCCATGTGGCGGGCTTCCTTGGCGTCGAGGTAGTCCTCGACGTTGAAGCCCTTGACCTCGCCTGCAAAGCGGGTCGAGAACGGCGCTGCATCAAACTTGGTGATGTTAGCGATACCGGACTTACCCTCGGTAATTGCGCTCCACGCTTCGGCAATCGTATTGCCGACCGGGGAAACGCAGCCGAGGCCGGTTACCACTACACGACGGTTTTTGGAACTCAAGCGAATCTCCTGGAGTCGATCGGGTACTGCTGAAACTTAGGCCTTGACGTGGGCGGTAGCGTAGTCGATGGCTTGCTGCACGGTGGTGATCTTCTCAGCCTGCTCGTCAGGGATTTCCATTTCGAATTCGTCTTCCAGTGCCATCACCAGTTCAACGGTGTCCAGAGAATCGGCGCCCAGGTCATCCACGAAGGAGGATTCGTTCTTGATGTCTGCTTCAGCGACGCCCAGTTGCTCAGCGACGATTTTCTTAACGCGTTGTTCGATATCCGACATGTTATGGCTCCATTATGTGTATGTTACGGAAAGCGCGCATTTTATCAGGTTTGCGCGCTGAAAAACTAATTTCGGCTTTTGCGTCCAGCTGGACCGAAATCACTGCTAAAAGACGGGAACGCGCAGCCAACGTGCCGCGCGGGCCTCATCAATTCATATACATGCCACCGTTCACGTGCAGCGTGGTGCCGGTGATGTAGGCCGCAGCCGGGGACGCCAGGAATGCGACCGCTGCTGCGATGTCTTCCGGTTTGCCCAGGCGGCCCAGGGGAATCTGGGTCAGCAGGGCTGCATGCTGGTCTTCGCCCAGCACCTTGGTCATATCGGTATCGATGAAGCCAGGGGCAACGCTGTTGACGGTGATGTTGCGGCTGCCGATCTCGCGCGCCAGCGCGCGGCTCATGCCTTCCACGCCGGCTTTCGCCGCCGCGTAGTTCATCTGGCCGGGGTTGCCGGAAGACGCCACCACCGAAGTGATATTAATAATACGCCCAGTCTTCGCTTTCATCATGCCGCGCAGGACCGCGCGGGACAGCCGTCCCACAGCGGACAGGTTGGTGGAGATGACGCTGTCCCATTCCTCGTCCTTCATGCGCATGGCCAGGTTGTCCTGGGTGATGCCCGCGTTGTTGACCAGGATGCCCACGGCACCGTAAGTTTTGCCGATCTCGTCGATGACAGCGTTGCAGCGCTCGACATCGGTCACGTTCAGCATCAGGCCCTTGCCTGCCTCGGGGCCGATCTCGGCCAGGTAGGCGGAAATGGCTTCCGCGCCCGCCTCGGTGGTGGCGGTGCCGACCACGATGGCGCCCTGGCGCGCGAGCTCCTGGGCAATGGCCTTGCCGATGCCGCGCGAGGCGCCCGTCACCAGCGCAACTTGCTTGGACAGATTCATTCGAACTCCTTCTTATTATTTAAGGGAAGCCAGCAGGCGTTCCAGCGAAGCCTGGTCGGTGATCGCATCACCCACCAGACTGGCGTCGATGCGCTTGGTCAGGCCCATCAGCACCTTGCCCGGACCGCATTCGATCACGTTCACGATGCCGTCGGCCGCCACCTTCTGCATGGTTTCGACCCAGCGCACGGGGCTCGCGGCCTGGCGCACCAGCGCATCCTTGATACCGGCCGGGTCGTTCACCACGGCCACGTCCACGTTGTTGATCAGGGCGATCTGCGGGGCCTTGAATTTGATGTTCGCCATGTAGTCGCGCAGGCGGTCCGAAGCGGGCTTGAGCAGCGAGCTGTGGAAAGGCGCGGACACCGGCAGCTTCATGGCCCGCTTGGCGCCCTTGGCCTTGGCGATCTCGCAGGCTTTTTCCACGGCGGCGGTATGGCCCGCGATCACCACCTGTGCGGGCGCGTTGAAGTTCACCGGCTCCACCACTTGCGAGGGATCGGCGGCAGCCGCTTCGGCGCAGGAGGCGCGCACATCGTCGTCCGACAGGCCGAGTACCACGGCCATGGTGCCCTGCCCCACGGGCACGGCTTCCTGCATGGCCTGGGCGCGGAAGCGCACCAGGGGAACGGCGTCCTTGAAATCGATCACGCCCGCGGCGACCAGGGCGGAGTATTCGCCCAGGCTGTGGCCCGCGACCACGGAAGGGACGGCGCCGCCGGCGGCAATCCAGGCGCGGTAGGCGGCCACGGCGGCGGTCAGCATCACGGGCTGGGTGTTGGTGGTCAGGTCCAGTTCTTCCTTCGGACCTTCGGCCATCAGCTTGCCCAGGTCGAAGTTCAGTGCATCGGAGGCTTCGGCAATGGTCTGCTCCACCACAGGGTTGCCCGCAAAGCCTTCCATCATGGCGACGGCCTGGGAGCCCTGGCCGGGGAATACGAATGCAAATTTGCTCATAGTTGTGTTCTTTTAGACTACTAATTCTAAAGATGTGCGATTTTACACGGGTCCGGGAAGCTGCCCTTACATTTTCGCAAGCTGCCGGCGCCGGGGTCAGACCCCGCATGGGGTCTGACCCCGGTACCACAGTCAGCCACCGATCACAGTTGGCTGACCGTGTTCGGTGGCGGACTAGGCTTTCGGGGTCAGACCCCGTCCGGGGTCTGACCCCATCTGCCGCCGACTACATCCGGGCGAGGACGGCGCCCCAGGTGAAGCCGCCGCCCACGCCTTCCATCATCACGGTCTGGCCCTTTTTCACGCGGCCGTCGCGCACGGCCAGGTCCAGGGCCAGGGGAATGGAGGCGGCCGAGGTGTTGCCGTGCTGGTCCACCGTCACCACCATTTTCTCGGCAGGCAGGCCCAGTTTCTTGGCCGTGCCGTTCATGATGCGGATATTGGCCTGGTGCGGAATCAGCCAGTCGATCTGCTCGGAGGTCATGCCCGCCTGCTCCAGAGCCTCGTTGGCCACCTTTTCCAGCACGTTCACGGCCAGCTTGAAGACGGCCTGGCCGTCCATGTAGAGGAAGGCATTGCCCTCGACCGCGCCGCCGGAGAGATTGCCCGGCAGGTTCAGGATGTCGCCATGGCGGCCGTCCGCATGCAGCTTGCAGGCCAGGATGCCCGGCTCTTCGGAAGCCGTCATCACCACGGCGCCCGCGCCGTCGCCGAACAGCACGCAGGTGGTGCGGTCTTCGAAATTGAGGATGCGCGAGAACACTTCGGAGCCGATCACCAGGGCGTTCTTGTGCATGCCGGACTTGATGAAGCTGTCCGCCGTGGCCATGGCGTAGACGAAGCCGCTGCACACGGCCTGCACGTCCAGGGCCGCGCCGTTATTGCTCATGCCCAGCTTGCGCTGCACCACGCAGGCGGTGCTGGGGAAGCTGCCGAAGAAGTCCGGCGTGGAGCTGGCGACGATGATGAGGTCGATATCGTCCGGCTGCAGGCCCGCCATTTCCAGCGCCTTCTT encodes:
- the fabG gene encoding 3-oxoacyl-ACP reductase FabG, translated to MNLSKQVALVTGASRGIGKAIAQELARQGAIVVGTATTEAGAEAISAYLAEIGPEAGKGLMLNVTDVERCNAVIDEIGKTYGAVGILVNNAGITQDNLAMRMKDEEWDSVISTNLSAVGRLSRAVLRGMMKAKTGRIINITSVVASSGNPGQMNYAAAKAGVEGMSRALAREIGSRNITVNSVAPGFIDTDMTKVLGEDQHAALLTQIPLGRLGKPEDIAAAVAFLASPAAAYITGTTLHVNGGMYMN
- a CDS encoding beta-ketoacyl-ACP synthase III — protein: MYSKIIGTGSYLPEKRVTNQDLTDQLAAKGIETSDEWITSRSGISARHYAEPEQNSSDLGVLAAKKALEMAGLQPDDIDLIIVASSTPDFFGSFPSTACVVQRKLGMSNNGAALDVQAVCSGFVYAMATADSFIKSGMHKNALVIGSEVFSRILNFEDRTTCVLFGDGAGAVVMTASEEPGILACKLHADGRHGDILNLPGNLSGGAVEGNAFLYMDGQAVFKLAVNVLEKVANEALEQAGMTSEQIDWLIPHQANIRIMNGTAKKLGLPAEKMVVTVDQHGNTSAASIPLALDLAVRDGRVKKGQTVMMEGVGGGFTWGAVLARM
- the fabD gene encoding ACP S-malonyltransferase, encoding MSKFAFVFPGQGSQAVAMMEGFAGNPVVEQTIAEASDALNFDLGKLMAEGPKEELDLTTNTQPVMLTAAVAAYRAWIAAGGAVPSVVAGHSLGEYSALVAAGVIDFKDAVPLVRFRAQAMQEAVPVGQGTMAVVLGLSDDDVRASCAEAAAADPSQVVEPVNFNAPAQVVIAGHTAAVEKACEIAKAKGAKRAMKLPVSAPFHSSLLKPASDRLRDYMANIKFKAPQIALINNVDVAVVNDPAGIKDALVRQAASPVRWVETMQKVAADGIVNVIECGPGKVLMGLTKRIDASLVGDAITDQASLERLLASLK